The Nocardioides sp. S-1144 genome includes a region encoding these proteins:
- a CDS encoding DUF4190 domain-containing protein has product MSNPYDPYTPNQGQQPHGSEAGSGQGGYGGGYGGGGYGNPYGGGAPNPYGEAPRKTDAVSITGFVLSLTCCLSVVGAILGFIGLGRTKGGRRKGRWAAVSAAIIGVLGTLAFAGIIVVVVVAAKTVVTPDNAEAGQCVNVDTDDDDNVSMSKKECDEKHEAEIVYVGKAGEDASALESEAGRVCVERLDPEDAATLTDGGYRINAVINDPTDISTGDKFICYAEDGGGADLTERIL; this is encoded by the coding sequence ATGAGCAACCCCTACGACCCCTACACCCCGAACCAGGGCCAGCAGCCCCACGGCTCCGAGGCCGGCAGCGGCCAGGGCGGCTACGGCGGGGGGTACGGCGGCGGCGGGTACGGCAACCCGTACGGCGGCGGCGCGCCGAACCCCTACGGCGAGGCTCCCCGGAAGACCGACGCCGTCTCGATCACCGGCTTCGTGCTCAGCCTGACCTGCTGCCTCTCCGTCGTCGGCGCGATCCTCGGCTTCATCGGCCTCGGGCGCACCAAGGGCGGGCGGCGCAAGGGCCGCTGGGCAGCGGTCTCCGCCGCGATCATCGGCGTCCTCGGCACGCTGGCCTTCGCCGGCATCATCGTCGTCGTCGTCGTCGCCGCGAAGACGGTCGTCACGCCCGACAACGCCGAGGCCGGCCAGTGCGTGAACGTCGACACCGACGACGACGACAACGTCAGCATGTCGAAGAAGGAGTGCGACGAGAAGCACGAGGCCGAGATCGTCTACGTCGGCAAGGCCGGCGAGGACGCCAGCGCCCTCGAGTCGGAGGCCGGCCGGGTCTGCGTCGAGCGCCTCGACCCGGAGGACGCCGCGACCCTGACCGACGGCGGGTACCGCATCAACGCCGTCATCAACGACCCCACCGACATCTCCACCGGCGACAAGTTCATCTGCTACGCCGAGGACGGCGGCGGTGCCGACCTCACCGAGCGGATCCTCTGA
- a CDS encoding SDR family NAD(P)-dependent oxidoreductase, translating into MTRNAVVTGGGTGLGRAIAARLAADGCDVLVVGRREQPLNETADAVNAGLGRAAVRAYSADLTDPDAVAGLAEAAPEQVHVLVNNAGGNYAAGRDDLAAVADGFRADFEGNVITAVLTTEALLPRIARPGGRIVLMSSIAGLRGAGPYAAAKAALHGWGLGLATQLAPEEITVNVVAPGFVPDTEFWSARMTDELYASRVGPIPMNRPGTPEEVAAAVAYLAAEDAGWTTGQIVQVNGGTLLGRG; encoded by the coding sequence ATGACGAGGAACGCGGTGGTGACCGGGGGCGGGACGGGGCTCGGCAGGGCGATCGCGGCGCGGCTGGCTGCCGACGGGTGCGACGTCCTGGTCGTGGGGCGGCGCGAGCAGCCCCTGAACGAGACCGCGGACGCCGTCAACGCGGGCCTCGGACGAGCGGCGGTCCGCGCCTACTCCGCCGACCTGACCGACCCCGATGCCGTCGCCGGGTTGGCCGAGGCCGCGCCCGAGCAGGTGCACGTCCTGGTCAACAACGCGGGCGGGAACTACGCCGCCGGCCGGGACGACCTCGCCGCCGTGGCCGACGGGTTCCGGGCCGACTTCGAGGGCAACGTCATCACCGCGGTGCTCACCACCGAGGCGCTCCTGCCCCGGATCGCCCGCCCTGGTGGGCGGATCGTGCTGATGTCCTCCATCGCGGGCCTGCGCGGCGCTGGACCCTACGCCGCGGCCAAGGCGGCGCTCCACGGCTGGGGACTCGGGCTCGCGACCCAGCTCGCCCCGGAGGAGATCACGGTCAACGTCGTCGCGCCCGGCTTCGTGCCCGACACCGAGTTCTGGTCGGCGCGGATGACCGACGAGCTCTACGCCTCCCGCGTGGGCCCGATCCCGATGAACCGGCCAGGGACCCCGGAGGAGGTCGCCGCCGCTGTCGCCTACCTCGCCGCCGAGGACGCCGGGTGGACCACCGGCCAGATCGTCCAGGTCAACGGCGGCACCCTGCTGGGACGCGGCTGA
- a CDS encoding TIGR03960 family B12-binding radical SAM protein, translated as MSASVFPRLEPHLPSVSKPIQYVGGELNSTVKEWDCGADTELGETVRWALMYPDAYEVGLPNQGVQILYEVLNERDWIVAERTYAVWPDMEAVMRSGDALGPIPQFTVDAHRSVRDFDVFGLSFSTELGYTNMLNALDLAGIPLHAVDRGAEDPVVLAGGHAAFNPEPIADFIDAAVLGDGEEVVLAISEVVREWKLQGRPAGEMASGREELLRRLAVTGNIYVPRFYDVSYGDDGAITAVVPNRPGIPHRVTKHTLMDLDAWPYPAKPLVPLAETVHERFSVEIFRGCTRGCRFCQAGMITRPVRERSIETIGAMVENGIRKSGFEEVGLLSLSSADHTEIGEVAADLADRYEGTNVSLSLPSTRVDAFNITLANEFSRNGRRSGLTFAPEGGSERMRKVINKMVTEEDLIRTVATAYSHGWRQVKLYFMVGLPTEELEDVLQVATLAKAVIAKGREVTGRNDIRCTVSIGGFVPKPHTPFQWAAQLDVETTDDRLKQLRDVVRDDKRFGRAIGFRYHDGKPGIIEGLLSRGDRRVGRVIEAVWRDGGRFDGWSEHFSYDRWIAATESGLAGTGVDLAWFTTRERGYEETLPWDHLDSGLDKDWLWADWEDALAVADGSSDVEVEDCRWTPCYDCGVCPEMNTEIQIGPTGRRLLPLAVV; from the coding sequence ATGTCCGCCAGCGTCTTCCCCCGTCTCGAGCCCCACCTGCCCTCGGTCTCCAAGCCGATCCAGTACGTCGGCGGCGAGCTCAACTCCACGGTCAAGGAGTGGGACTGCGGCGCGGACACCGAGCTGGGGGAGACCGTGCGCTGGGCGCTGATGTACCCCGACGCCTACGAGGTCGGGCTGCCCAACCAGGGCGTCCAGATCCTCTACGAGGTGCTCAACGAGCGGGACTGGATCGTCGCGGAGCGCACCTACGCGGTGTGGCCCGACATGGAGGCGGTGATGCGGTCCGGCGACGCGCTCGGCCCGATCCCGCAGTTCACCGTCGACGCCCACCGCTCGGTGCGCGACTTCGACGTCTTCGGCCTCAGCTTCTCCACCGAGCTGGGCTACACCAACATGCTCAACGCCCTCGACCTCGCCGGCATCCCGCTGCACGCCGTCGACCGCGGCGCCGAGGACCCCGTCGTCCTCGCGGGCGGCCACGCGGCGTTCAACCCCGAGCCGATCGCCGACTTCATCGACGCCGCCGTCCTCGGCGACGGCGAGGAGGTCGTGCTGGCGATCTCCGAGGTCGTGCGCGAGTGGAAGCTGCAGGGCCGGCCCGCGGGGGAGATGGCGTCCGGGCGCGAGGAGCTGCTGCGCCGGCTCGCCGTCACCGGCAACATCTACGTGCCGCGCTTCTACGACGTCTCCTACGGCGACGACGGCGCCATCACCGCCGTCGTCCCCAACCGGCCGGGCATCCCGCACCGCGTCACCAAGCACACGCTGATGGACCTCGACGCCTGGCCCTACCCCGCCAAGCCGCTGGTGCCGCTCGCCGAGACCGTGCACGAGCGGTTCAGCGTCGAGATCTTCCGGGGCTGCACCCGCGGCTGCCGGTTCTGCCAGGCCGGGATGATCACCCGCCCCGTTCGCGAGCGCTCGATCGAGACGATCGGCGCGATGGTCGAGAACGGCATCCGCAAGAGCGGGTTCGAGGAGGTCGGCCTGCTCTCGCTCTCGAGCGCCGACCACACCGAGATCGGTGAGGTCGCCGCGGACCTGGCCGACCGCTACGAGGGCACGAACGTCTCGCTGTCGCTGCCCTCGACGCGCGTGGACGCCTTCAACATCACCCTGGCCAACGAGTTCTCCCGCAACGGACGCCGCTCCGGCCTCACCTTCGCCCCCGAGGGCGGCAGCGAGCGGATGCGCAAGGTCATCAACAAGATGGTGACCGAGGAGGACCTGATCCGGACCGTCGCGACGGCCTACTCGCACGGCTGGCGCCAGGTGAAGCTCTACTTCATGGTCGGGCTGCCCACCGAGGAGCTCGAGGACGTCCTCCAGGTCGCCACGCTCGCCAAGGCCGTCATCGCCAAGGGCCGTGAGGTCACCGGCCGCAACGACATCCGCTGCACCGTCTCCATCGGTGGCTTCGTGCCGAAGCCGCACACGCCGTTCCAGTGGGCGGCCCAGCTCGACGTCGAGACCACCGACGACCGCCTCAAGCAGCTGCGCGACGTCGTCCGCGACGACAAGCGGTTCGGCCGCGCCATCGGCTTCCGCTACCACGACGGCAAGCCCGGCATCATCGAGGGCCTGCTCTCGCGCGGCGACCGCCGCGTCGGCCGCGTGATCGAGGCCGTGTGGCGCGACGGCGGCCGCTTCGACGGCTGGAGCGAGCACTTCTCCTACGACCGCTGGATCGCCGCCACCGAGTCCGGGCTCGCCGGCACCGGCGTCGACCTGGCCTGGTTCACCACCCGCGAGCGCGGCTACGAGGAGACGCTGCCCTGGGACCACCTCGACTCCGGCCTCGACAAGGACTGGCTCTGGGCCGACTGGGAGGACGCCCTCGCGGTCGCCGACGGCTCCTCCGACGTCGAGGTCGAGGACTGCCGCTGGACGCCGTGCTACGACTGCGGCGTCTGCCCGGAGATGAACACCGAGATCCAGATCGGCCCCACCGGACGCCGCCTGCTCCCGCTCGCCGTCGTCTGA